Proteins from one Coregonus clupeaformis isolate EN_2021a chromosome 29, ASM2061545v1, whole genome shotgun sequence genomic window:
- the LOC121544959 gene encoding apoptosis regulatory protein Siva — MTKRSYPFAESFSSQYKIHIGQKELNNHGVFGNKYRQEMYEKTKNLLFNSTKAVMGKIWNVDTEEKCSTIQPSGPGVTPNVSQTLIGQDGRLTPVQGAALVPKGCCVCQKAQGTRRQCSQCDRPACPSCTQQCSNCSSPCCSVCTVMDYSGQYEQVLCCGCSS, encoded by the exons ATGACTAAAAGATCTTATCCTTTCGCAGAATCTTTCTCATCGCAGTATAAAATTCACATTGGACAAAAGGAGTTGAATAATCACGGCGTATTTGGGAACAAGTACAGACAAGAAATGTACG AAAAGACAAAGAACCTGCTCTTCAATAGTACCAAAGCTGTCATGGGGAAAATCTGGAATGTAGATACAGAGGAGAAGTGCTCAACGATACAGCCTTCGGGGCCAGGTGTGACACCTAATGTGAGCCAGACACTGATTGGACAGGATGGCAGACTTACACCTGTCCAAG GTGCTGCGTTGGTTCCaaaggggtgctgtgtgtgtcagAAGGCCCAGGGGACCAGGAGGCAGTGCTCCCAGTGTGACCGCCCAGCCTGCCCCTCCTGCACCCAGCAGTGCTCCAACTGCTCCAGCCCCTGTTGCTCTGTCTGCACCGTCATGGA TTACAGTGGCCAGTATGAGCAAGTACTGTGCTGCGGCTGCTCATCGTAA
- the LOC121544957 gene encoding adenylosuccinate synthetase isozyme 1 C, whose product METLIWQCYSWKRSSLFQTDSLSNIMSLSWSAKDHKSYTNPPSNPTQGLKRPRNDTGNKVTVVLGAQWGDEGKGKVVDLLATESDLVCRCQGGNNAGHTVVVEGTEYDFHLLPSGIINPKSICVIGNGVVIHLPGLFEEAEKNEKKGLKGWEKRLIVSDRAHLVFDFHQVVDGIQETQRQATEGKIIGTTKKGIGPTYTSKASRIGLRVCDLLGDFKEFSTKFKNLVAQYQSMYSSLTVDTETQLKKLKEYGERLRPMVRDGVYYMYEALHGPPKKILVEGANAALLDIDFGTYPFVTSSNCTVGGACTGLGIPPLNIGEVYGVSKAYTTRVGIGAFPTEQLNATGELLQTRGHEVGVTTGRKRRCGWLDLVILRYAHMINGFTAIALTKLDILDVLDEIKVGVSYKINGKIIPHFPANMELLHKVEVEYETFPGWKSDTSAARKWNDLPQKAQNYIRFVENHIGVPIKWVGVGKSRECMIQMF is encoded by the exons ATGGAGACACTGATATGGCAATGCTACTCTTGGAAACGTTCTAGTCTGTTTCAGACGGACAGCCTAAGTAACATCATGTCGTTGAGCTGGTCAGCAAAAGACCACAAGAGTTATACAAATCCACCCTCCAACCCAACCCAAGGGCTGAAGCGGCCACGGAATGACACAGGGAACAAAGTGACAGTGGTGCTCGGTGCGCAATGGGGAGATGAAGGCAAAGGAAAAGTCGTCGATTTACTGGCGACTGAGTCTGACCTTGTTTGCAGATGTCAG GGCGGTAACAATGCAGGCCACACAGTGGTAGTGGAAGGTACAGAGTATGACTTCCACCTTCTCCCCAGTGGCATTATCAACCCCAAAAGCATATGTGTCATTG GTAATGGCGTAGTCATACACCTACCAGGCTTGTTTGAGGAGgcagagaagaatgagaagaAAG GTCTCAAAGGCTGGGAGAAGAGACTAATTGTCTCTGACAGAGCTCACCTTG TGTTTGATTTCCACCAGGTTGTGGATGGAATTCAGGAGACCCAGCGACAAGCAACAGAGGGAAAGAT TATTGGAACGACCAAGAAAGGCATTGGACCCACCTATACCAGCAAAGCATCTCGCATTGGACTGCGTGTCTGTGACCTGCTGGGAGACTTCAAAGAGTTCTCTACCAA ATTCAAGAACCTTGTCGCGCAGTACCAGTCCATGTACTCATCCTTGACAGTTGATACTGAAACTCAGCTGAAAAAATTGAAG GAGTATGGAGAGAGGTTGCGGCCGATGGTGCGAGATGGAGTCTATTACATGTATGAGGCTCTTCATGGACCCCCAAAGAAAATTCTGGTGGAAGGGGCCAATGCTGCCCTCCTCGACATTGACTTTG GCACATATCCTTTTGTGACCTCATCAAACTGCACCGTTGGTGGGGCATGCACTGGTCTTGGCATCCCTCCCCTGAATATTGGTGAAGTGTATGGTGTATCAAAGGCCTACACCACCAGGGTAGGCATTGGCGCCTTCCCCACAGAACAGCTCAAT GCGACAGGTGAGCTGCTGCAGACGAGAGGTCATGAGGTGGGCGTGACCACAGGCAGGAAGCGTCGTTGTGGCTGGCTGGACCTGGTCATCCTGAGATACGCCCACATGATCAATGGCTTCACTGC CATTGCTTTGACAAAACTTGACATCCTTGATGTGCTGGATGAGATCAAAGTAGGAGTGTCCTACAAAATCAATGGCAAAATAATTCCCCATTTCCCAG CTAACATGGAGCTGTTGCACAAAGTGGAGGTAGAATATGAGACCTTCCCAGGCTGGAAGAGTGATACGTCTGCAGCCAGGAAGTGGAATGATCTCCCCCAGAAGGCTCAGAACTACATCCGCTTTGTTGAGAACCACATTGGAGTACCCA TTAAGTGGGTCGGCGTCGGAAAGTCCAGAGAGTGCATGATCCAGATGTTCTAG